In a genomic window of Arvicanthis niloticus isolate mArvNil1 chromosome 8, mArvNil1.pat.X, whole genome shotgun sequence:
- the Fam193b gene encoding protein FAM193B isoform X1, whose product MTRRRSRPSGGASRRERAAGLQKPQAPEPQPPPSLEAGAGAGPPEMPAEPDHDGPREEDEPKLAPGPQVPPISSQSVQTCCLLCHRERRGWEEGPSQNGLVLQGEKLPPDFMPKLVKNLLGEMPLWVCQSCRKSMEEERQTGGDHAVAISLSHTSCKSQSCGGDSHSSSSSSSSSSSSSSSCHGNSGDWDPSSFLSAHKLSGLWNSPHSSGAVPGSSLGSPPAIPGEAFPVSEHHQHSNLTAPPNSPTGPPPHPASLIPSHPGSFSSASHPHLLPTTPAAPFPAQASECPMAAATATHSPGPCQSPHLPSTSMPLLKMPPPLSGCSHLCSGHCSGHCGGPLLPPPSSQPLPSTHSRDPGCKGHKFAHSGLACEADEGLGEEEDSSSERSSCTSSSTHPRDGKFCDCCYCEFFGHNAPLAAPTSRNYTEIREKLRSRLTRRKEELPVKGGSLGGLPGEPAVDHRDVDELLEFINSTEPKVPNSARAAKRARHKLKKKEKEKARLATEALKQVNRVSGSQEPKPARERLLEWPDQELDRVNSFLSSRLQEIKSTVKDSLCASLSMCELSMEDSGCKEGTVEAQALTPSDLSGSSHKQPDINLDLSPLTLGSPQSHTLQAPSEPVPPWAERRDPHPPWTEVRGPPPGIPENGLVRRLNTVPNLSRVIWVKTPKPDNLSSEESPKEVPSCKQELSEPVATGGKPRKSKRQGSQAKKTEASPAPWPPANLEAPSAKSQISSAKQPVKGSEPAKGGSGAEPGEGSRGSRPGPIPADSPKTDKKGSSWQNWPGGAKARTLEQESEQTPGPARPQNLSQGKGRSRRSRNKQEKSASSLDDVFLPKDLDGVEMDETDREVEYFKRFCLDSAKQTRQKVAVNWTNFSLKKTAPSTAQ is encoded by the exons ATGACTCGGAGGCGGAGCAGGCCGAGCGGCGGCGCGAGCCGGCGGGAGCGGGCTGCGGGGCTGCAGAAGCCCCAGGCGCCTGAGCCGCAGCCGCCGCCAAGCCTGGAAGCGGGAGCGGGTGCAGGGCCCCCGGAGATGCCTGCGGAGCCGGATCATGACGGCCCCCGAGAGGAGGACGAGCCCAAGCTGGCTCCAGGCCCTCAG GTTCCCCCTATCTCCAGCCAGTCTGTGCAGACTTGTTGCCTGCTGTGTCACCGGGAGCGCAGAGGCTGGGAAGAAGGCCCTTCACAAAACGGACTGGTGTTGCAGGGTGAGAAGCTGCCCCCTGACTTCATGCCAAAGCTCGTCAAGAATCTCCTAGGCGAGATGCCTCTGTGGGTCTGCCAGAGCTGCCGAAAGAGCatggaggaggagaggcagacagGTGGAGACCATGCAGTGGCG atTTCCTTGTCACATACATCCTGCAAATCACAGTCTTGTGGGGGTGACTCTCATTCATCCTCGTCCTCTTCAtcatcctcatcttcttcctcctcttcctgccatGGGAACTCAGGGGACTGGGATCCCAGCTCGTTCCTGTCAGCACATAAGCTCTCAGGCCTCTGGAATTCCCCACACTCCAGTGGGGCTGTGCCAGGCAGCTCGCTTGGGAGTCCTCCTGCCATCCCTG GTGAGGCTTTCCCTGTCTCGGAGCACCACCAGCACTCAAACCTCACTGCTCCCCCTAATAGCCCCACTGGCCCTCCCCCGCATCCAGCATCTCTGATTCCTTCTCACCCTGGTTCCTTCAGCTCGGCGTCCCACCCACACCTGCTGCCCACCACCCCAGCAGCGCCTTTCCCTGCCCAGGCTTCAGAGTGCCCTATGGCTGCTGCCACTGCCACCCACTCCCCAGGGCCATGTCAGAGCCCTCATCTGCCCTCCACCAGCATGCCACTCCTGAAGATGCCTCCACCACTCTCGGGGTGCAGCCACCTCTGCAGCGGGCACTGCAGCGGGCATTGTGGtgggcctctcctcccaccacCGAGCTCTCAGCCACTCCCTAGCACTCACAG CAGGGACCCTGGGTGCAAGGGGCACAAATTTGCACACAGTGGCCTGGCCTGTGAGGCAGATGAGGGTCTGGGCGAGGAAGAGGATAGCAGCTCTGAGCGCAGCTCTTGTACCTCGTCCTCCACCCACCCCCGCGATGGGAAGTTCTGTGACTGCTGCTACTGTGAGTTCTTCGGCCACAATGCG ccactcGCTGCCCCGACGAGCCGGAATTATACTGAGATCCGGGAGAAGCTCCGCTCAAGGCTGACCAGGCGGAAAGAGGAGCTTCCCGTGAAGGGGGGCAGCCTGGGTGGGCTCCCTGGGGAGCCTGCGGTGGACCACCGGGATGTGGATGAGCTGCTGGAATTCATCAACAGCACGGAGCCCAAAGTCCCCAACAGCGCCCGGGCTGCCAAGCGAGCCCGGCACAAGCTGAAAAAGAAG GAAAAAGAGAAGGCCCGGTTGGCAACAGAAGCTCTGAAGCAGGTGAATCGTGTTTCTGGAAGCCAGGAGCCAAAGCCTGCCAGGGAAAGGCTCCTGGAGTGGCCTGACCAGGAACTGGACCGGGTCAATAGCTTCTTGAGCAGCCGCTTGCAGGAGATCAAGAGCACCGTCAAAGACTCCCTCTGTGCCAGTTTGAGTATGTGTGAGCTCAGCATGGAGGACAGTGGCTGTAAGGAGGGGACTGTGGAAGCTCAGGCCCTAACCCCTTCAGACCTCAGCGGCTCCTCTCACAAACAGCCTGACATCAACCTTGACCTGTCCCCTTTGACCTTGGGTTCCCCTCAGAGCCACACATTACAAGCTCCAAGTGAGCCAGTCCCACCATGGGCAGAAAGGAGAGACCCTCACCCACCATGGACAGAGGTGAGGGGCCCCCCTCCTGGTATCCCTGAGAATGGGCTCGTGAGAAGACTGAACACTGTGCCCAACCTGTCCAGGGTGATCTGGGTCAAGACACccaagccagacaacctgagcTCTGAGGAAAGTCCAAAGGAAGTTCCCAGTTGCAAACAGGAATTGTCTGAGCCTGTGGCCACAGGTGGAAAgccaagaaagagcaagagacaGGGAAGTCAAGCAAAGAAGACTGAGGCAAGTCCAGCCCCCTGGCCTCCAGCCAACCTAGAGGCTCCCAGTGCTAAGAGCCAGATATCTAGCGCCAAGCAGCCAGTCAAGGGCTCAGAGCCTGCCAAAGGGGGCAGTGGTGCAGAACCTGGAGAGGGCAGCCGGGGGAGCCGGCCAGGACCAATTCCGGCTGATAGCCCCAAAACTGACAAGAAGGGTAGTTCCTGGCAGAATTGGCCAGGTGGGGCCAAGGCACGAACTCTGGAGCAGGAATCTGAGCAGACCCCCGGCCCAGCAAGGCCACAGAACTTATCCCAGGGCAAGGGCCGCAGCCGCCGGAGCCGAAACAAGCAGGAGAAGTCAGCCTCCTCCTTGG ACGATGTGTTCCTGCCCAAGGACTTGGATGGGGTGGAGATGGATGAGACAGACCGAGAGGTGGAGTACTTCAAGAG GTTCTGTTTGGATTCTGCAAAGCAAACTCGTCAGAAAGTTGCTGTGAACTGGACCAACTTCAGCCTCAAGAAAACCGCTCCTAGCACAGCTCAGTGA
- the Fam193b gene encoding protein FAM193B isoform X3, with the protein MTRRRSRPSGGASRRERAAGLQKPQAPEPQPPPSLEAGAGAGPPEMPAEPDHDGPREEDEPKLAPGPQVPPISSQSVQTCCLLCHRERRGWEEGPSQNGLVLQGEKLPPDFMPKLVKNLLGEMPLWVCQSCRKSMEEERQTGGDHAVAISLSHTSCKSQSCGGDSHSSSSSSSSSSSSSSSCHGNSGDWDPSSFLSAHKLSGLWNSPHSSGAVPGSSLGSPPAIPGEAFPVSEHHQHSNLTAPPNSPTGPPPHPASLIPSHPGSFSSASHPHLLPTTPAAPFPAQASECPMAAATATHSPGPCQSPHLPSTSMPLLKMPPPLSGCSHLCSGHCSGHCGGPLLPPPSSQPLPSTHSRDPGCKGHKFAHSGLACEADEGLGEEEDSSSERSSCTSSSTHPRDGKFCDCCYCEFFGHNAEKEKARLATEALKQVNRVSGSQEPKPARERLLEWPDQELDRVNSFLSSRLQEIKSTVKDSLCASLSMCELSMEDSGCKEGTVEAQALTPSDLSGSSHKQPDINLDLSPLTLGSPQSHTLQAPSEPVPPWAERRDPHPPWTEVRGPPPGIPENGLVRRLNTVPNLSRVIWVKTPKPDNLSSEESPKEVPSCKQELSEPVATGGKPRKSKRQGSQAKKTEASPAPWPPANLEAPSAKSQISSAKQPVKGSEPAKGGSGAEPGEGSRGSRPGPIPADSPKTDKKGSSWQNWPGGAKARTLEQESEQTPGPARPQNLSQGKGRSRRSRNKQEKSASSLDDVFLPKDLDGVEMDETDREVEYFKRFCLDSAKQTRQKVAVNWTNFSLKKTAPSTAQ; encoded by the exons ATGACTCGGAGGCGGAGCAGGCCGAGCGGCGGCGCGAGCCGGCGGGAGCGGGCTGCGGGGCTGCAGAAGCCCCAGGCGCCTGAGCCGCAGCCGCCGCCAAGCCTGGAAGCGGGAGCGGGTGCAGGGCCCCCGGAGATGCCTGCGGAGCCGGATCATGACGGCCCCCGAGAGGAGGACGAGCCCAAGCTGGCTCCAGGCCCTCAG GTTCCCCCTATCTCCAGCCAGTCTGTGCAGACTTGTTGCCTGCTGTGTCACCGGGAGCGCAGAGGCTGGGAAGAAGGCCCTTCACAAAACGGACTGGTGTTGCAGGGTGAGAAGCTGCCCCCTGACTTCATGCCAAAGCTCGTCAAGAATCTCCTAGGCGAGATGCCTCTGTGGGTCTGCCAGAGCTGCCGAAAGAGCatggaggaggagaggcagacagGTGGAGACCATGCAGTGGCG atTTCCTTGTCACATACATCCTGCAAATCACAGTCTTGTGGGGGTGACTCTCATTCATCCTCGTCCTCTTCAtcatcctcatcttcttcctcctcttcctgccatGGGAACTCAGGGGACTGGGATCCCAGCTCGTTCCTGTCAGCACATAAGCTCTCAGGCCTCTGGAATTCCCCACACTCCAGTGGGGCTGTGCCAGGCAGCTCGCTTGGGAGTCCTCCTGCCATCCCTG GTGAGGCTTTCCCTGTCTCGGAGCACCACCAGCACTCAAACCTCACTGCTCCCCCTAATAGCCCCACTGGCCCTCCCCCGCATCCAGCATCTCTGATTCCTTCTCACCCTGGTTCCTTCAGCTCGGCGTCCCACCCACACCTGCTGCCCACCACCCCAGCAGCGCCTTTCCCTGCCCAGGCTTCAGAGTGCCCTATGGCTGCTGCCACTGCCACCCACTCCCCAGGGCCATGTCAGAGCCCTCATCTGCCCTCCACCAGCATGCCACTCCTGAAGATGCCTCCACCACTCTCGGGGTGCAGCCACCTCTGCAGCGGGCACTGCAGCGGGCATTGTGGtgggcctctcctcccaccacCGAGCTCTCAGCCACTCCCTAGCACTCACAG CAGGGACCCTGGGTGCAAGGGGCACAAATTTGCACACAGTGGCCTGGCCTGTGAGGCAGATGAGGGTCTGGGCGAGGAAGAGGATAGCAGCTCTGAGCGCAGCTCTTGTACCTCGTCCTCCACCCACCCCCGCGATGGGAAGTTCTGTGACTGCTGCTACTGTGAGTTCTTCGGCCACAATGCG GAAAAAGAGAAGGCCCGGTTGGCAACAGAAGCTCTGAAGCAGGTGAATCGTGTTTCTGGAAGCCAGGAGCCAAAGCCTGCCAGGGAAAGGCTCCTGGAGTGGCCTGACCAGGAACTGGACCGGGTCAATAGCTTCTTGAGCAGCCGCTTGCAGGAGATCAAGAGCACCGTCAAAGACTCCCTCTGTGCCAGTTTGAGTATGTGTGAGCTCAGCATGGAGGACAGTGGCTGTAAGGAGGGGACTGTGGAAGCTCAGGCCCTAACCCCTTCAGACCTCAGCGGCTCCTCTCACAAACAGCCTGACATCAACCTTGACCTGTCCCCTTTGACCTTGGGTTCCCCTCAGAGCCACACATTACAAGCTCCAAGTGAGCCAGTCCCACCATGGGCAGAAAGGAGAGACCCTCACCCACCATGGACAGAGGTGAGGGGCCCCCCTCCTGGTATCCCTGAGAATGGGCTCGTGAGAAGACTGAACACTGTGCCCAACCTGTCCAGGGTGATCTGGGTCAAGACACccaagccagacaacctgagcTCTGAGGAAAGTCCAAAGGAAGTTCCCAGTTGCAAACAGGAATTGTCTGAGCCTGTGGCCACAGGTGGAAAgccaagaaagagcaagagacaGGGAAGTCAAGCAAAGAAGACTGAGGCAAGTCCAGCCCCCTGGCCTCCAGCCAACCTAGAGGCTCCCAGTGCTAAGAGCCAGATATCTAGCGCCAAGCAGCCAGTCAAGGGCTCAGAGCCTGCCAAAGGGGGCAGTGGTGCAGAACCTGGAGAGGGCAGCCGGGGGAGCCGGCCAGGACCAATTCCGGCTGATAGCCCCAAAACTGACAAGAAGGGTAGTTCCTGGCAGAATTGGCCAGGTGGGGCCAAGGCACGAACTCTGGAGCAGGAATCTGAGCAGACCCCCGGCCCAGCAAGGCCACAGAACTTATCCCAGGGCAAGGGCCGCAGCCGCCGGAGCCGAAACAAGCAGGAGAAGTCAGCCTCCTCCTTGG ACGATGTGTTCCTGCCCAAGGACTTGGATGGGGTGGAGATGGATGAGACAGACCGAGAGGTGGAGTACTTCAAGAG GTTCTGTTTGGATTCTGCAAAGCAAACTCGTCAGAAAGTTGCTGTGAACTGGACCAACTTCAGCCTCAAGAAAACCGCTCCTAGCACAGCTCAGTGA
- the Fam193b gene encoding protein FAM193B isoform X8, producing the protein MTRRRSRPSGGASRRERAAGLQKPQAPEPQPPPSLEAGAGAGPPEMPAEPDHDGPREEDEPKLAPGPQEKEKARLATEALKQVNRVSGSQEPKPARERLLEWPDQELDRVNSFLSSRLQEIKSTVKDSLCASLSMCELSMEDSGCKEGTVEAQALTPSDLSGSSHKQPDINLDLSPLTLGSPQSHTLQAPSEPVPPWAERRDPHPPWTEVRGPPPGIPENGLVRRLNTVPNLSRVIWVKTPKPDNLSSEESPKEVPSCKQELSEPVATGGKPRKSKRQGSQAKKTEASPAPWPPANLEAPSAKSQISSAKQPVKGSEPAKGGSGAEPGEGSRGSRPGPIPADSPKTDKKGSSWQNWPGGAKARTLEQESEQTPGPARPQNLSQGKGRSRRSRNKQEKSASSLDDVFLPKDLDGVEMDETDREVEYFKRFCLDSAKQTRQKVAVNWTNFSLKKTAPSTAQ; encoded by the exons ATGACTCGGAGGCGGAGCAGGCCGAGCGGCGGCGCGAGCCGGCGGGAGCGGGCTGCGGGGCTGCAGAAGCCCCAGGCGCCTGAGCCGCAGCCGCCGCCAAGCCTGGAAGCGGGAGCGGGTGCAGGGCCCCCGGAGATGCCTGCGGAGCCGGATCATGACGGCCCCCGAGAGGAGGACGAGCCCAAGCTGGCTCCAGGCCCTCAG GAAAAAGAGAAGGCCCGGTTGGCAACAGAAGCTCTGAAGCAGGTGAATCGTGTTTCTGGAAGCCAGGAGCCAAAGCCTGCCAGGGAAAGGCTCCTGGAGTGGCCTGACCAGGAACTGGACCGGGTCAATAGCTTCTTGAGCAGCCGCTTGCAGGAGATCAAGAGCACCGTCAAAGACTCCCTCTGTGCCAGTTTGAGTATGTGTGAGCTCAGCATGGAGGACAGTGGCTGTAAGGAGGGGACTGTGGAAGCTCAGGCCCTAACCCCTTCAGACCTCAGCGGCTCCTCTCACAAACAGCCTGACATCAACCTTGACCTGTCCCCTTTGACCTTGGGTTCCCCTCAGAGCCACACATTACAAGCTCCAAGTGAGCCAGTCCCACCATGGGCAGAAAGGAGAGACCCTCACCCACCATGGACAGAGGTGAGGGGCCCCCCTCCTGGTATCCCTGAGAATGGGCTCGTGAGAAGACTGAACACTGTGCCCAACCTGTCCAGGGTGATCTGGGTCAAGACACccaagccagacaacctgagcTCTGAGGAAAGTCCAAAGGAAGTTCCCAGTTGCAAACAGGAATTGTCTGAGCCTGTGGCCACAGGTGGAAAgccaagaaagagcaagagacaGGGAAGTCAAGCAAAGAAGACTGAGGCAAGTCCAGCCCCCTGGCCTCCAGCCAACCTAGAGGCTCCCAGTGCTAAGAGCCAGATATCTAGCGCCAAGCAGCCAGTCAAGGGCTCAGAGCCTGCCAAAGGGGGCAGTGGTGCAGAACCTGGAGAGGGCAGCCGGGGGAGCCGGCCAGGACCAATTCCGGCTGATAGCCCCAAAACTGACAAGAAGGGTAGTTCCTGGCAGAATTGGCCAGGTGGGGCCAAGGCACGAACTCTGGAGCAGGAATCTGAGCAGACCCCCGGCCCAGCAAGGCCACAGAACTTATCCCAGGGCAAGGGCCGCAGCCGCCGGAGCCGAAACAAGCAGGAGAAGTCAGCCTCCTCCTTGG ACGATGTGTTCCTGCCCAAGGACTTGGATGGGGTGGAGATGGATGAGACAGACCGAGAGGTGGAGTACTTCAAGAG GTTCTGTTTGGATTCTGCAAAGCAAACTCGTCAGAAAGTTGCTGTGAACTGGACCAACTTCAGCCTCAAGAAAACCGCTCCTAGCACAGCTCAGTGA
- the Fam193b gene encoding protein FAM193B isoform X4 has protein sequence MTAPERRTSPSWLQALRFPLSPASLCRLVACCVTGSAEAGKKALHKTDWCCRISLSHTSCKSQSCGGDSHSSSSSSSSSSSSSSSCHGNSGDWDPSSFLSAHKLSGLWNSPHSSGAVPGSSLGSPPAIPGEAFPVSEHHQHSNLTAPPNSPTGPPPHPASLIPSHPGSFSSASHPHLLPTTPAAPFPAQASECPMAAATATHSPGPCQSPHLPSTSMPLLKMPPPLSGCSHLCSGHCSGHCGGPLLPPPSSQPLPSTHSRDPGCKGHKFAHSGLACEADEGLGEEEDSSSERSSCTSSSTHPRDGKFCDCCYCEFFGHNAPLAAPTSRNYTEIREKLRSRLTRRKEELPVKGGSLGGLPGEPAVDHRDVDELLEFINSTEPKVPNSARAAKRARHKLKKKEKEKARLATEALKQVNRVSGSQEPKPARERLLEWPDQELDRVNSFLSSRLQEIKSTVKDSLCASLSMCELSMEDSGCKEGTVEAQALTPSDLSGSSHKQPDINLDLSPLTLGSPQSHTLQAPSEPVPPWAERRDPHPPWTEVRGPPPGIPENGLVRRLNTVPNLSRVIWVKTPKPDNLSSEESPKEVPSCKQELSEPVATGGKPRKSKRQGSQAKKTEASPAPWPPANLEAPSAKSQISSAKQPVKGSEPAKGGSGAEPGEGSRGSRPGPIPADSPKTDKKGSSWQNWPGGAKARTLEQESEQTPGPARPQNLSQGKGRSRRSRNKQEKSASSLDDVFLPKDLDGVEMDETDREVEYFKRFCLDSAKQTRQKVAVNWTNFSLKKTAPSTAQ, from the exons ATGACGGCCCCCGAGAGGAGGACGAGCCCAAGCTGGCTCCAGGCCCTCAG GTTCCCCCTATCTCCAGCCAGTCTGTGCAGACTTGTTGCCTGCTGTGTCACCGGGAGCGCAGAGGCTGGGAAGAAGGCCCTTCACAAAACGGACTGGTGTTGCAGG atTTCCTTGTCACATACATCCTGCAAATCACAGTCTTGTGGGGGTGACTCTCATTCATCCTCGTCCTCTTCAtcatcctcatcttcttcctcctcttcctgccatGGGAACTCAGGGGACTGGGATCCCAGCTCGTTCCTGTCAGCACATAAGCTCTCAGGCCTCTGGAATTCCCCACACTCCAGTGGGGCTGTGCCAGGCAGCTCGCTTGGGAGTCCTCCTGCCATCCCTG GTGAGGCTTTCCCTGTCTCGGAGCACCACCAGCACTCAAACCTCACTGCTCCCCCTAATAGCCCCACTGGCCCTCCCCCGCATCCAGCATCTCTGATTCCTTCTCACCCTGGTTCCTTCAGCTCGGCGTCCCACCCACACCTGCTGCCCACCACCCCAGCAGCGCCTTTCCCTGCCCAGGCTTCAGAGTGCCCTATGGCTGCTGCCACTGCCACCCACTCCCCAGGGCCATGTCAGAGCCCTCATCTGCCCTCCACCAGCATGCCACTCCTGAAGATGCCTCCACCACTCTCGGGGTGCAGCCACCTCTGCAGCGGGCACTGCAGCGGGCATTGTGGtgggcctctcctcccaccacCGAGCTCTCAGCCACTCCCTAGCACTCACAG CAGGGACCCTGGGTGCAAGGGGCACAAATTTGCACACAGTGGCCTGGCCTGTGAGGCAGATGAGGGTCTGGGCGAGGAAGAGGATAGCAGCTCTGAGCGCAGCTCTTGTACCTCGTCCTCCACCCACCCCCGCGATGGGAAGTTCTGTGACTGCTGCTACTGTGAGTTCTTCGGCCACAATGCG ccactcGCTGCCCCGACGAGCCGGAATTATACTGAGATCCGGGAGAAGCTCCGCTCAAGGCTGACCAGGCGGAAAGAGGAGCTTCCCGTGAAGGGGGGCAGCCTGGGTGGGCTCCCTGGGGAGCCTGCGGTGGACCACCGGGATGTGGATGAGCTGCTGGAATTCATCAACAGCACGGAGCCCAAAGTCCCCAACAGCGCCCGGGCTGCCAAGCGAGCCCGGCACAAGCTGAAAAAGAAG GAAAAAGAGAAGGCCCGGTTGGCAACAGAAGCTCTGAAGCAGGTGAATCGTGTTTCTGGAAGCCAGGAGCCAAAGCCTGCCAGGGAAAGGCTCCTGGAGTGGCCTGACCAGGAACTGGACCGGGTCAATAGCTTCTTGAGCAGCCGCTTGCAGGAGATCAAGAGCACCGTCAAAGACTCCCTCTGTGCCAGTTTGAGTATGTGTGAGCTCAGCATGGAGGACAGTGGCTGTAAGGAGGGGACTGTGGAAGCTCAGGCCCTAACCCCTTCAGACCTCAGCGGCTCCTCTCACAAACAGCCTGACATCAACCTTGACCTGTCCCCTTTGACCTTGGGTTCCCCTCAGAGCCACACATTACAAGCTCCAAGTGAGCCAGTCCCACCATGGGCAGAAAGGAGAGACCCTCACCCACCATGGACAGAGGTGAGGGGCCCCCCTCCTGGTATCCCTGAGAATGGGCTCGTGAGAAGACTGAACACTGTGCCCAACCTGTCCAGGGTGATCTGGGTCAAGACACccaagccagacaacctgagcTCTGAGGAAAGTCCAAAGGAAGTTCCCAGTTGCAAACAGGAATTGTCTGAGCCTGTGGCCACAGGTGGAAAgccaagaaagagcaagagacaGGGAAGTCAAGCAAAGAAGACTGAGGCAAGTCCAGCCCCCTGGCCTCCAGCCAACCTAGAGGCTCCCAGTGCTAAGAGCCAGATATCTAGCGCCAAGCAGCCAGTCAAGGGCTCAGAGCCTGCCAAAGGGGGCAGTGGTGCAGAACCTGGAGAGGGCAGCCGGGGGAGCCGGCCAGGACCAATTCCGGCTGATAGCCCCAAAACTGACAAGAAGGGTAGTTCCTGGCAGAATTGGCCAGGTGGGGCCAAGGCACGAACTCTGGAGCAGGAATCTGAGCAGACCCCCGGCCCAGCAAGGCCACAGAACTTATCCCAGGGCAAGGGCCGCAGCCGCCGGAGCCGAAACAAGCAGGAGAAGTCAGCCTCCTCCTTGG ACGATGTGTTCCTGCCCAAGGACTTGGATGGGGTGGAGATGGATGAGACAGACCGAGAGGTGGAGTACTTCAAGAG GTTCTGTTTGGATTCTGCAAAGCAAACTCGTCAGAAAGTTGCTGTGAACTGGACCAACTTCAGCCTCAAGAAAACCGCTCCTAGCACAGCTCAGTGA